A region of Geobacillus sp. 46C-IIa DNA encodes the following proteins:
- a CDS encoding carboxylesterase, which translates to MIGCLCIHGFTGSPEEVAPLADYLRERTDWIVETPTLPGHGDELRLKGITYDRWVEAAEQAFQALSRRCDTVYVVGFSMGGVLAVHLAEKYPVARLVLLSAAFYYVNPRQLWCDIREMFANGWRGAREHPLFLRYRNKMRATPFSAVREFRKLVRHVRPRLPHVQAPVLIAQGEKDGIVPLKSAYYLYENIGSAEKALLLLPNSYHHVCHSVDRHVLFTETEKFLCTAAYHCK; encoded by the coding sequence ATGATCGGCTGTTTATGCATTCATGGATTTACCGGGAGTCCGGAAGAGGTGGCGCCGCTAGCTGACTATTTGCGGGAGCGAACCGACTGGATCGTGGAAACGCCGACATTGCCGGGACATGGAGATGAGTTGCGGCTCAAAGGGATTACATACGACCGGTGGGTCGAAGCGGCTGAACAAGCGTTCCAGGCGCTTAGCCGCCGTTGCGATACGGTATATGTTGTCGGGTTTTCAATGGGCGGGGTGCTCGCCGTCCATTTGGCGGAAAAATATCCGGTCGCTCGGCTTGTGCTGTTGAGTGCCGCGTTTTATTACGTCAATCCGCGTCAATTATGGTGCGACATCCGCGAGATGTTTGCCAACGGCTGGCGTGGAGCGCGAGAGCATCCATTATTCCTTCGCTACCGAAACAAAATGAGGGCGACTCCGTTTTCAGCCGTCAGGGAATTTCGCAAGCTCGTCCGTCATGTGCGCCCCCGCCTTCCGCACGTTCAAGCACCTGTGCTCATCGCCCAAGGAGAAAAAGACGGGATTGTGCCGCTTAAAAGCGCCTATTATTTATATGAAAACATCGGTTCGGCAGAAAAGGCGCTGCTCCTTTTGCCGAATTCGTATCACCACGTCTGCCATAGCGTCGACCGGCACGTACTGTTTACCGAGACGGAAAAATTTTTATGCACCGCCGCCTATCATTGCAAATGA
- the ndoA gene encoding type II toxin-antitoxin system endoribonuclease NdoA has product MIVKRGDVYFADLSPVVGSEQGGVRPVLVIQNDIGNRFSPTVIVAAITAQIQKAKLPTHVEIDAKRYGFERDSVILLEQIRTIDKQRLTDKITHLDDEMMDKVDEALQISLGLIDF; this is encoded by the coding sequence TTGATTGTCAAACGTGGCGACGTTTATTTTGCGGACCTTTCCCCGGTCGTTGGCTCAGAGCAGGGCGGCGTACGCCCCGTGTTGGTGATCCAAAACGATATCGGCAATCGCTTCAGTCCGACGGTAATTGTCGCGGCGATTACGGCGCAAATCCAAAAGGCGAAACTGCCGACGCACGTCGAAATTGATGCGAAACGCTACGGGTTTGAGCGCGATTCGGTCATTTTGCTTGAGCAAATTCGTACGATTGATAAACAACGGTTGACCGATAAAATTACCCACTTGGATGATGAAATGATGGATAAGGTCGATGAGGCGCTGCAAATCAGCTTGGGTTTGATCGACTTTTGA
- a CDS encoding CopG family ribbon-helix-helix protein → MSESGATTEIIVRLPQSLLTELDGLVKQENGNRNELIYQATKMYIRERKKRQIREAMRRGYMEMAKINLSIASEAFHAEYEADHTVERLVSGG, encoded by the coding sequence GTGTCGGAATCTGGCGCAACAACGGAAATCATCGTTCGTTTGCCGCAGTCGCTGCTGACAGAACTGGACGGGCTCGTAAAGCAGGAGAATGGCAATCGCAATGAACTCATTTATCAGGCGACGAAAATGTATATTCGCGAGCGAAAAAAACGGCAAATTCGCGAGGCGATGAGACGAGGCTACATGGAAATGGCCAAAATCAATTTATCTATTGCTTCTGAAGCGTTTCATGCTGAATATGAGGCCGACCACACCGTTGAACGCTTAGTTAGCGGGGGGTAA
- the acpS gene encoding holo-ACP synthase gives MIVGIGIDIVELERIRSLLERNRKLPDRVLTPREKAQFDRLAPARQVEFLAGRFAAKEAYAKALGTGIGRHVSFQDIEVVSDAYGKPSIAARCDGEIIHLSISHSRDYAVAQVVIERFGSTEPSDACHG, from the coding sequence ATGATTGTCGGTATCGGCATTGATATTGTAGAGCTTGAACGGATTCGGTCGCTCCTTGAACGCAACCGCAAACTCCCTGATCGGGTGTTAACACCGCGAGAGAAGGCGCAGTTTGACCGGCTAGCACCTGCTAGACAGGTGGAATTTCTTGCCGGACGATTTGCGGCGAAGGAAGCGTACGCTAAAGCGCTCGGGACAGGGATTGGGCGACATGTATCGTTCCAGGACATCGAGGTCGTTTCCGATGCGTATGGAAAGCCAAGTATTGCTGCCCGCTGCGACGGAGAGATCATTCATCTGTCCATCTCCCATAGCCGCGATTATGCGGTCGCCCAAGTCGTCATTGAGCGCTTCGGGTCGACTGAGCCATCGGACGCTTGCCACGGCTAG
- a CDS encoding outer membrane lipoprotein carrier protein LolA, translating into MGRKVLLALVGIIFLFALAGCGSKSQEEVLQALNEKMDDMTGYQAEAKMTFRTGAKPQVYHVEVWHKQPSYYRVSLKNADKGQSQMILRNDEGVFVFTPALNKSFKFVSDWPKNSSQAYLYESLVKDILSDSKAKFKATKDHYVFETKTNYPNSEVVPTQEITLRKKDLAPVSVKVMDTDRKALLTVEFSNVEFNKKFDDDAFDTSKNMTGARLEVPAMAEGKEQVMEVMYPSQLPEGVQALEEKEVKSEDGTRVIMTFGGKKSFTLVQEKAEVLPATSMPVLVNGDPVDLGFTVGALTDQTLTWSYNGVEFTLASDDLTPEEMVMVASSVREKATK; encoded by the coding sequence ATGGGCAGAAAGGTGCTTTTGGCATTGGTCGGCATCATCTTTTTGTTTGCTTTAGCTGGGTGCGGGTCGAAATCGCAGGAGGAAGTGCTTCAAGCGCTCAATGAAAAGATGGACGACATGACAGGCTACCAAGCCGAGGCGAAAATGACGTTCCGCACCGGTGCGAAGCCACAAGTATATCATGTGGAAGTGTGGCATAAGCAGCCGTCGTACTACCGCGTCAGCTTGAAAAACGCCGACAAAGGGCAAAGTCAAATGATTTTGCGCAACGATGAGGGAGTGTTTGTCTTTACGCCGGCTCTCAACAAAAGCTTCAAGTTTGTCAGCGACTGGCCGAAAAACAGCAGTCAAGCGTATTTGTATGAATCGCTCGTCAAAGACATTTTGAGCGACTCAAAGGCGAAGTTTAAAGCGACGAAAGACCACTATGTATTCGAGACAAAAACGAACTATCCAAATAGCGAAGTCGTTCCGACCCAAGAAATTACACTGCGCAAAAAAGATTTGGCGCCCGTCTCGGTCAAAGTGATGGATACAGACCGAAAAGCGCTGTTGACAGTGGAATTTTCCAATGTTGAATTTAACAAAAAATTCGATGATGATGCGTTCGACACATCGAAAAACATGACCGGTGCACGTCTCGAAGTGCCGGCGATGGCGGAAGGAAAAGAACAAGTGATGGAAGTCATGTACCCGAGCCAGCTCCCGGAAGGCGTCCAAGCGCTTGAGGAAAAAGAAGTAAAAAGTGAAGACGGCACGCGGGTCATTATGACATTCGGCGGCAAAAAATCGTTTACGCTCGTTCAAGAAAAAGCGGAAGTGCTCCCGGCCACGAGCATGCCAGTGCTTGTCAACGGTGATCCGGTTGATTTAGGATTTACGGTCGGCGCCCTCACTGATCAAACGTTGACATGGTCATACAACGGGGTGGAATTTACGCTCGCCTCTGATGATCTAACACCGGAAGAAATGGTGATGGTTGCCAGCTCGGTGCGAGAAAAAGCAACAAAATAA
- a CDS encoding rhomboid family intramembrane serine protease, with protein MFHHTGDVRSLFRLCPVVSTVLLAHIGLWFLFVLPLTALEPIWQHVIGTNGAIRDGEYWRLISPLVLHYDFNHMAANSLSLWLFGPWLERALGKGKFLLLYIGGGFGANVATVLLLPPMYSHVGASGAIFALFGMYSYLALFRRDLLTPKHTQLLLVIVAIHLLLSLLEPDGNLMAHLFGFATGGLLAPFLAIRPQLPTFHVIRP; from the coding sequence ATGTTTCACCATACAGGGGATGTCCGCTCACTCTTCCGTCTCTGTCCGGTTGTATCGACCGTGTTGCTAGCCCATATCGGTTTATGGTTTTTGTTCGTCCTTCCCCTCACAGCGCTCGAGCCCATTTGGCAACATGTCATCGGGACGAATGGCGCCATTCGCGACGGAGAGTATTGGCGGTTGATTAGCCCGCTCGTGCTGCACTACGATTTCAACCATATGGCGGCCAACAGCCTTTCTCTATGGCTGTTCGGCCCGTGGCTGGAGCGCGCGCTCGGAAAAGGGAAGTTTTTGCTTCTTTATATCGGAGGAGGCTTCGGCGCCAATGTCGCCACCGTACTGCTTCTGCCGCCGATGTACAGCCATGTCGGGGCGTCAGGAGCCATTTTCGCCTTATTTGGCATGTATAGCTATCTCGCCCTGTTCCGCCGTGACTTACTCACTCCAAAGCACACCCAGCTGTTGCTGGTCATTGTCGCGATTCATTTGTTGCTTAGCTTGCTGGAACCGGACGGAAATCTCATGGCTCATCTATTCGGCTTCGCCACCGGCGGCTTGTTGGCTCCCTTTTTAGCCATCCGTCCCCAGCTGCCGACATTTCATGTGATCCGGCCATGA
- a CDS encoding Tex family protein, with protein MTNEQRLISIIAAEQQLAAKQVENVIALHREGNTIPFIARYRKEMTGALDEVQIRDVLERWEYLQHLEQRKEEVIRLIDEQGKLTEELKNTIISATKLQQVEDLYRPYRQKRRTKATIAKEKGLEPLADWLLSFPAAPAPEEQAEAFVDVEKGVATVDEALQGAKDIIAERVADDANLRQWVREQTRRKGTIASAAKAPEKDEKNVYEMYYDYEEPIAKIVPHRVLALNRGEKEEVLRVAVKPPVEEIIRYLLRKTIANESSPAAPLVAEAVEDGYKRLMEPAIEREIRSELTEKAEERAIHIFAENLRKLLLQPPLKGKTVLGIDPAYRTGCKLAIVDETGKLLRIDVMYPHPPQERKEEARTKLLRLLDDYHVDMVAIGNGTASRETEQFVADTLKQVKRDIFYVIVNEAGASVYSASDLARAEFPDLQVEERSAVSIARRVQDPLAELVKIDPKSVGVGQYQHDVSQKKLAESLRFVVETVVNQVGVNVNTASVSLLQYVSGLTKTVSENIVKRREEQGKFRSREELKTIPRLGAKTYEQCIGFLRIPDGEEPLDRTPIHPERYVEVKQLLHTLGFTTDAIGSGELRQALQAIDIEATAAELGIGGLTLRDIIDALCRPERDPRDELPKPLLRKDVLKMEDLKPGMELEGTVRNVVDFGAFVDIGVKQDGLVHISKLSKQYVRHPLDIVSIGDVVKVWVEHVDVAKGRISLSMLPPE; from the coding sequence TTGACGAACGAACAGCGGCTCATTTCAATCATCGCCGCCGAGCAACAGTTGGCAGCGAAACAAGTCGAAAATGTCATCGCGCTTCACCGGGAAGGCAACACGATCCCGTTTATCGCTCGCTACCGGAAGGAAATGACGGGGGCGCTCGATGAAGTGCAAATCCGTGACGTGCTCGAACGATGGGAATATTTGCAGCATTTAGAACAGCGGAAAGAAGAAGTCATTCGGTTGATTGATGAGCAAGGGAAATTGACGGAAGAATTGAAAAACACGATTATAAGCGCTACGAAGCTGCAGCAAGTCGAAGATCTATATCGCCCTTACCGACAAAAACGGCGCACGAAAGCGACGATCGCCAAAGAAAAAGGGCTCGAGCCGCTTGCCGATTGGCTTCTTTCCTTCCCCGCCGCTCCAGCTCCTGAAGAGCAGGCCGAGGCGTTTGTCGATGTCGAAAAAGGGGTGGCCACTGTTGACGAGGCGTTGCAAGGGGCGAAAGACATCATCGCTGAACGGGTGGCTGACGATGCTAACCTTCGCCAATGGGTGCGCGAACAAACGCGTCGGAAAGGAACGATCGCTTCGGCCGCCAAAGCGCCGGAAAAGGACGAAAAGAACGTTTACGAAATGTACTACGACTATGAAGAGCCGATCGCCAAAATCGTCCCCCATCGCGTCTTAGCCTTAAACCGCGGTGAAAAGGAAGAGGTATTGCGCGTAGCGGTCAAACCGCCGGTCGAGGAGATCATTCGCTACCTGCTGCGAAAGACCATCGCCAATGAATCATCCCCCGCCGCCCCACTTGTGGCGGAAGCGGTTGAAGACGGATACAAGCGGCTGATGGAGCCTGCCATTGAACGTGAGATCCGCAGCGAGCTGACGGAAAAGGCAGAAGAACGGGCGATCCATATTTTTGCCGAAAACTTGCGCAAGCTGCTTCTTCAGCCACCGTTGAAAGGAAAAACGGTCCTCGGCATCGACCCAGCTTACCGAACCGGATGCAAACTCGCCATCGTTGACGAAACCGGAAAGCTGCTCCGCATCGATGTCATGTACCCGCACCCGCCTCAAGAACGGAAAGAAGAAGCGCGAACAAAGCTTCTGCGCTTGCTCGATGACTATCATGTGGACATGGTCGCCATCGGCAACGGAACGGCATCGCGGGAAACGGAGCAGTTTGTCGCCGATACGCTGAAGCAAGTGAAGCGTGACATCTTTTATGTCATCGTCAACGAGGCGGGGGCGAGCGTCTACTCCGCCTCCGACCTTGCGCGCGCCGAGTTTCCGGACTTGCAAGTCGAAGAGCGGAGCGCCGTTTCCATCGCTCGCCGTGTTCAAGATCCGCTCGCCGAGCTCGTCAAAATCGACCCAAAATCGGTCGGGGTCGGTCAGTACCAGCATGATGTTTCGCAAAAGAAGCTGGCCGAATCGCTCCGTTTCGTCGTTGAGACGGTCGTCAACCAAGTTGGCGTCAACGTCAACACCGCCTCCGTTTCGTTGTTGCAGTACGTGTCAGGGCTGACGAAAACGGTGTCGGAAAACATCGTCAAGCGCCGCGAAGAGCAAGGAAAATTCCGCAGCCGTGAAGAGCTGAAAACGATCCCGCGGCTTGGAGCAAAAACGTACGAGCAATGCATCGGCTTTTTGCGCATTCCCGACGGGGAGGAGCCGCTTGACCGCACGCCGATTCACCCCGAGCGGTACGTAGAAGTGAAGCAGCTATTGCATACATTAGGATTTACAACCGACGCCATCGGCAGCGGTGAACTGCGCCAAGCGCTGCAAGCCATCGATATCGAAGCAACGGCAGCTGAACTTGGCATCGGTGGACTGACATTGCGCGACATCATCGACGCTTTATGCCGTCCGGAGCGCGACCCGCGTGACGAGCTGCCCAAACCGCTGCTTCGCAAAGACGTCTTGAAAATGGAGGATTTAAAACCGGGCATGGAGCTTGAAGGCACAGTGCGCAATGTTGTTGACTTCGGCGCTTTTGTCGACATCGGCGTCAAACAGGACGGGCTGGTACACATTTCAAAACTCAGCAAACAATACGTGCGCCATCCGCTCGACATTGTTTCCATCGGCGATGTTGTCAAAGTATGGGTCGAGCACGTCGATGTGGCGAAAGGGAGAATTTCATTATCAATGTTGCCTCCAGAGTAA
- the alr gene encoding alanine racemase: protein MDDFHRDTWAEIDLDAIYDNVANLRRFLPDGTRVMAVVKANAYGHGDAQVAETALEAGASYLAVAFLDEALALRKKGINAPILVLGASRPADVALAAQHRIALTVFRADWVEEASSIYTDSARVHFHLKMDTGMGRLGVKNEEETKRIMALIDRHPSFILEGAYTHFATADEVNTDYLSYQYGRFLRMLEWLPSRPPLVHCANSAATLRFPDRAFNMVRFGISMYGLAPSPSIKPLLPYELKEAFSLHSRLVHVKKLQPGEKVSYGATYTAQAEEWIGTIPIGYADGWLRRLQHFHVLVNGQRAPIVGRICMDQCMIRLPGPLPIGTKVTLIGRQGDETISVDDVARQLETINYEVPCTISYRVPRIFFRNKRIMEVRNAVCHG, encoded by the coding sequence ATGGACGACTTTCACCGCGATACGTGGGCGGAAATTGACTTGGATGCCATTTACGACAACGTTGCGAATTTGCGCCGCTTTTTGCCGGATGGAACGCGGGTGATGGCCGTCGTGAAGGCGAACGCCTACGGACATGGTGACGCCCAAGTGGCGGAAACGGCGCTAGAAGCCGGCGCTTCCTATTTAGCTGTCGCCTTTTTGGACGAGGCGCTCGCCTTAAGGAAAAAAGGCATCAATGCGCCCATTTTAGTGCTCGGGGCGTCCCGCCCGGCCGATGTGGCGCTGGCCGCCCAACATCGCATTGCTTTAACCGTGTTTCGCGCTGATTGGGTAGAAGAGGCGTCATCCATTTACACGGACTCGGCCCGGGTTCACTTTCATTTGAAAATGGACACCGGAATGGGAAGGCTCGGGGTGAAAAACGAAGAGGAGACAAAGCGCATCATGGCGCTGATTGATCGCCACCCGTCCTTTATCCTTGAAGGGGCATATACGCATTTTGCGACAGCTGATGAAGTGAATACAGACTATCTTTCTTATCAATATGGCCGCTTTTTGCGTATGCTCGAATGGCTGCCGTCGCGGCCGCCGCTCGTTCATTGTGCCAACAGCGCGGCGACGCTCCGCTTTCCCGATCGAGCGTTCAATATGGTCCGCTTCGGCATTTCCATGTACGGACTCGCTCCGTCGCCAAGCATCAAGCCGCTGCTTCCATACGAACTCAAGGAGGCGTTTTCGCTCCATAGCCGCCTCGTGCATGTGAAAAAGCTGCAGCCGGGGGAAAAGGTCAGTTACGGAGCGACGTATACCGCGCAAGCGGAAGAGTGGATCGGCACGATCCCGATCGGCTATGCGGACGGCTGGCTCCGTCGTCTGCAACATTTTCATGTGCTCGTGAACGGGCAAAGGGCGCCGATTGTCGGCCGCATTTGCATGGATCAATGCATGATCCGCCTGCCTGGGCCGCTGCCGATCGGCACGAAGGTGACTTTGATCGGTCGTCAAGGGGATGAAACCATCTCAGTCGATGATGTCGCCCGCCAGTTGGAAACAATTAATTACGAAGTGCCTTGCACAATCAGTTATCGGGTGCCCCGTATTTTTTTCCGAAATAAGCGTATAATGGAAGTGAGAAATGCTGTTTGTCACGGGTGA
- a CDS encoding DEAD/DEAH box helicase: MTTFQELGLSQDVMKAVELMGFEETTPIQAKTIPLSLQNKDVIGQAQTGTGKTAAFGIPIVEKVDVKNGAVQALVVAPTRELAIQVSEELYKIGAVKRVRVLPIYGGQDIERQIRALKKHPHVIVGTPGRIIDHIHRGTLRLEHVHTVVLDEADEMLNMGFIEDIEAILRHVPAERQTLLFSATMPDPIRRIAERFMNDPELVKVKAKEMTVPNIQQYYLEVHEKKKFDILTRLLDIQAPELAIVFGRTKRRVDELAEALNLRGYAAEGIHGDLSQAKRLSVLRKFKEGSIEILVATDVAARGLDISGVTHVYNFDIPQDPESYVHRIGRTGRAGKTGMAMTFVTPREIGQLHHIERTTKRKMERMKPPTLDEALEGQQRVAIEKLLNVAETENLSFYKRAAEELLEEHDSVTIVAACLKMLTREPDTTPVKLTEEPPLAVKREKKRGGRPDGSARGRTKKRRITAH, encoded by the coding sequence TTGACGACATTTCAAGAATTAGGATTAAGTCAGGACGTAATGAAAGCTGTCGAGCTGATGGGGTTTGAAGAAACGACCCCGATTCAAGCGAAAACGATCCCGCTCAGCCTGCAAAATAAAGATGTGATCGGCCAAGCGCAAACTGGAACGGGAAAAACCGCCGCGTTTGGCATCCCGATCGTAGAAAAAGTGGATGTGAAAAACGGCGCCGTTCAGGCGCTCGTCGTTGCACCGACGCGCGAGCTTGCCATTCAAGTGTCGGAAGAACTGTATAAAATCGGTGCGGTCAAGCGGGTGCGCGTTTTGCCGATTTACGGCGGCCAAGATATTGAGCGGCAAATTCGCGCTTTGAAAAAACATCCGCACGTCATCGTCGGCACACCAGGGCGCATCATCGACCATATTCACCGCGGGACGCTCCGCCTTGAACATGTGCATACGGTTGTGCTCGATGAGGCCGATGAGATGCTTAATATGGGCTTTATCGAAGATATTGAGGCGATTTTACGCCATGTGCCGGCCGAACGGCAGACGCTGTTGTTCTCGGCGACGATGCCGGATCCGATCCGCCGGATTGCCGAGCGGTTTATGAACGATCCGGAACTCGTCAAGGTGAAGGCAAAGGAAATGACTGTGCCGAATATCCAGCAGTATTATTTGGAAGTGCACGAGAAAAAGAAATTTGACATTTTAACACGGCTTCTCGATATCCAGGCGCCGGAGCTGGCGATTGTGTTTGGCCGCACGAAGCGGCGCGTCGACGAACTCGCTGAAGCGCTCAACTTGCGGGGCTATGCGGCGGAAGGCATCCATGGCGATCTAAGCCAAGCGAAGCGGTTGTCGGTGCTGCGCAAGTTTAAAGAAGGGTCAATTGAAATTTTAGTGGCCACCGACGTCGCGGCGCGCGGATTGGATATTTCCGGCGTGACGCACGTGTATAACTTTGACATCCCGCAAGATCCGGAAAGCTACGTCCACCGGATCGGGCGCACGGGACGCGCCGGCAAGACAGGAATGGCGATGACGTTTGTGACACCGCGAGAAATCGGTCAGCTCCATCATATTGAGCGGACGACAAAGCGGAAAATGGAGCGGATGAAGCCGCCGACGCTCGATGAGGCGCTCGAAGGCCAACAGCGCGTCGCCATTGAAAAGCTCCTCAACGTGGCGGAAACGGAAAATTTATCATTTTATAAACGGGCGGCTGAGGAATTGCTTGAAGAGCATGACTCCGTGACGATCGTCGCCGCCTGCCTGAAAATGTTGACGCGCGAACCGGACACGACGCCGGTGAAGTTGACGGAAGAGCCGCCTTTAGCGGTCAAGCGGGAGAAAAAGCGGGGCGGCCGCCCGGACGGTTCGGCGCGCGGCCGGACGAAAAAACGGCGGATTACGGCGCATTAA
- the murF gene encoding UDP-N-acetylmuramoyl-tripeptide--D-alanyl-D-alanine ligase, with translation MMKRTVRQIAEMAGGRCTNPEWENIAVSGVSTDTRTIQAGNLYVPLLGETFNGHAFVEEAVQKGAAAVLWAEAEGAPPESVPVIIVDDTLSALQRLAARYREQLGLNVVGVTGSNGKTTTKDIIAALLATRYRVQKTEGNLNNHIGVPLTLLALEEGTDIAVVEMGMSGFGEIERLTTIAQPNAAVITNIGESHLQELGSREGIAKAKLEILSGLHRDGLFVYHGDEPLLAERVPNLPLPRHVVTFGAGEDNDYYPTAVRVEAAGTSFAINALPGRMLFMPVLGKHHVYNALAAIAIARFFGVSWEDIDTALSRLQVTRMRTEVVKTKRGFTVINDAYNASPTSMRAALTLLGELGGYGKKIAVLGDMLELGANEAAFHQEIGEMLRPEMADYVFTYGPLARHIAAAAEPSFGQGRVKAFDDKAALAEAVLSVASADDIVLLKASRGMRLEELLGYWV, from the coding sequence ATGATGAAACGGACGGTGCGGCAAATTGCCGAGATGGCCGGCGGCCGGTGCACGAATCCGGAGTGGGAGAATATTGCCGTCAGCGGCGTATCGACCGACACAAGGACGATCCAAGCCGGCAACTTGTACGTTCCGCTACTTGGAGAGACGTTTAACGGCCACGCTTTCGTGGAAGAAGCGGTGCAAAAAGGGGCGGCAGCCGTGCTATGGGCCGAAGCGGAAGGGGCGCCGCCGGAAAGCGTTCCAGTGATTATCGTCGATGATACGCTTTCGGCTCTGCAGCGTCTCGCCGCTCGCTACCGTGAACAGCTTGGACTGAACGTCGTCGGGGTGACCGGCAGCAACGGCAAAACGACGACGAAGGACATCATTGCAGCTCTTTTGGCGACCCGATATCGCGTGCAAAAAACGGAAGGAAACTTAAACAACCATATCGGTGTACCGCTCACGCTTCTTGCGCTCGAGGAAGGGACAGACATCGCTGTCGTGGAAATGGGAATGAGCGGGTTTGGTGAAATCGAGCGGCTCACGACGATCGCTCAGCCGAATGCCGCCGTCATCACCAACATCGGTGAATCGCACTTGCAAGAGCTCGGGTCGCGGGAAGGCATCGCTAAGGCGAAGCTGGAAATTTTGTCCGGGCTGCACCGTGACGGTTTGTTCGTCTACCACGGCGATGAGCCGCTTTTGGCCGAGCGCGTGCCGAACTTGCCGCTTCCCCGGCACGTTGTGACGTTCGGGGCAGGTGAAGACAATGATTATTATCCGACAGCCGTGCGCGTTGAAGCCGCGGGCACGTCGTTTGCCATCAACGCGCTCCCTGGCCGGATGCTGTTTATGCCGGTATTAGGGAAACACCACGTATACAACGCGCTGGCCGCCATCGCGATCGCCCGCTTTTTTGGCGTCAGTTGGGAGGATATTGACACCGCTCTTTCACGTTTGCAAGTGACGCGTATGCGTACGGAAGTCGTGAAAACGAAACGCGGCTTTACGGTGATTAATGATGCCTACAACGCCAGCCCGACATCGATGCGTGCCGCGTTGACGCTGCTCGGAGAATTGGGCGGCTATGGGAAGAAGATCGCGGTATTGGGCGATATGCTCGAACTCGGCGCCAACGAGGCCGCGTTCCACCAAGAGATTGGGGAAATGCTGCGGCCGGAGATGGCGGATTACGTATTTACCTACGGACCGTTAGCGCGCCATATTGCTGCGGCCGCCGAGCCGTCTTTTGGCCAAGGCCGGGTGAAGGCGTTTGACGATAAAGCGGCATTGGCTGAAGCGGTGCTTTCTGTCGCCTCCGCAGACGATATCGTCCTATTGAAAGCATCGCGTGGCATGAGATTGGAAGAATTGCTCGGTTATTGGGTGTAA
- a CDS encoding LacI family DNA-binding transcriptional regulator: protein MKKKPVNSMEVAKKAGVSQSTVSRVFTPGSSVSPKTRRRVLEAARELGYRPNALARGLIMNKTNIIGLAMRDIQNPFYPEVLEKFTKALRDNGYHVLFVHTENDEINQDEISEFLEYNVEGVIVTDATLSPNIISSLSSNGIPVILFNRRMDGLPCHSVSCDNYTAGKKIGKYLYELGYRRMAYIRGRKNTSTNDDRERGFCEALMGRGAELYIEDGEFTYEGGYNAALRLLDKRERPEVIFGANDITALGAMDAARSIGLSIPDDVAVIGFDDITMASWPSYCLTTWRQPVDEMIEWTLAKLFEEIDGGDGKPSSILFPGILVERGSVKKRS from the coding sequence TTGAAGAAAAAGCCGGTCAATTCCATGGAAGTAGCGAAAAAGGCAGGGGTATCCCAATCAACCGTTTCTCGCGTGTTCACCCCGGGTTCGAGCGTGTCACCGAAAACGAGAAGGCGGGTGCTTGAAGCAGCGCGGGAGCTTGGCTATCGCCCTAACGCGTTGGCTAGAGGACTGATCATGAATAAAACTAATATCATTGGCTTGGCGATGAGGGATATCCAAAATCCGTTCTATCCTGAAGTATTGGAGAAATTCACAAAAGCGTTGCGTGACAACGGTTACCACGTCCTTTTTGTTCATACGGAGAACGACGAGATCAACCAAGATGAAATATCAGAATTTCTTGAATACAATGTCGAAGGTGTCATTGTGACCGATGCCACGTTATCGCCGAATATCATCTCCTCCCTTTCAAGCAACGGCATACCGGTCATATTGTTTAACCGCCGCATGGACGGCCTTCCTTGCCATTCGGTGAGCTGCGATAATTATACCGCGGGCAAAAAAATTGGCAAATACTTGTACGAGCTCGGATATAGACGGATGGCATATATACGCGGACGCAAGAACACCTCGACAAATGACGACCGCGAGCGGGGGTTTTGTGAGGCTCTGATGGGGAGAGGAGCAGAACTTTACATCGAGGACGGAGAGTTTACTTATGAAGGGGGATATAATGCTGCTTTGCGGCTATTAGACAAAAGAGAGCGGCCCGAGGTGATCTTTGGGGCTAACGATATCACGGCCTTAGGGGCCATGGATGCCGCCAGATCGATAGGATTATCGATTCCAGATGACGTGGCGGTCATCGGTTTTGACGATATCACAATGGCGTCTTGGCCTAGTTACTGTTTAACAACATGGAGGCAGCCTGTTGATGAGATGATCGAATGGACGCTGGCAAAACTGTTCGAAGAAATAGACGGAGGAGACGGGAAACCGTCATCGATTTTATTTCCAGGCATATTGGTCGAAAGAGGAAGTGTGAAAAAAAGGAGTTGA